One Rosa chinensis cultivar Old Blush chromosome 5, RchiOBHm-V2, whole genome shotgun sequence genomic region harbors:
- the LOC121049424 gene encoding cyclic nucleotide-gated ion channel 1-like isoform X2, translating to MSMDSGKSVILSFPSHTSSSLNSTSGQRSRIPTAIRKSWCTLTTSVKKAWLAVTFPLREIWSPLACHVGGIVGVRTIEDFRELFQDLMPCLRGVVLHLILCLTLTILLPISLLWNLILKGRFTLTWERVLAISCIAMSVDPLFFYIPVVDEKSKCLGMDRTLSNTVLVLRSLTDLTFTLHIIALIHDRIDIPSNSDSDPGKHIYERILRRMKWLSKDIIIDVIAILPIPQVTIIIVLFRMRASGYLYEIFIGNICLPLQFFARGYQIYHFHKQFQMLGKWAKSVFYFLMYIMAGHVFGAYWYFLSIQREISCWHQACRNTKGCRATNYCEDTSSSADITLLNDFCPINPSNATLFDFGIFLDALQSGNTGSISFTTKFFYTFWWGIRNLSNFGSDLETSNYVWENCFTIFISLVGLLLFLYLMGNVQTYILWESTKALEVQEEKVKAKYEDLHSWMLDNAIPEKIKIEVVKIIKYQKIFERNYATGVDVDVDLVFVFNAITVNGNQPVASYLKEHFCANALMKVSILQDVGEDEFNLVLKFSIPVIYEENSYVVRAGEPDDKMLIITQGVLIVYVDNTAAGSSSIIIPKSRFEKGEVYGEELLNGRIPISTRDVKCQTKVEAFALTSRGLKFVVTMLRQTRTTSTLFYDPELVNKAYRELTTTRSEKLLQQKMKMDCKEKDILEWLSRNGVHGDQQTSVMKHIKAISVLEENLDAEVDVSYLFSIRLPWHIEYEIKKDLCMSTLHKVPVLDGVDEDVLYRICMSLDPVVLPKNNCVVKPGGQIDRMLIIVEVQK from the exons ATGTCTATGGACTCTGGTAAAAGCGTCATCTTAAG CTTTCCATCACATACAAGTTCCAGCTTAAACAGTACGTCTGGGCAACGTTCACGTATTCCAACTGCAATTAGGAAATCATGGTGCACACTGACAACTTCAGTTAAGAAAGCATGGTTAGCAGTTACATTTCCACTTAGAGAAATATGGTCACCATTGGCATGTCATGTTGGAGGGATAGTTGGCGTGAGAACGATTGAGGATTTCAGAGAACTTTTTCAAGATTTGATGCCATGTTTGAGAGGAGTAGTTCTCCATCTGATACTATGTTTGACATTGACCATTCTTCTGCCCATCAGTTTACTGTGGAATCTGATATTGAAGGGGAGATTTACACTAACATGGGAAAGGGTACTTGCAATATCATGCATTGCAATGTCAGTAGATCCCTTGTTCTTTTACATTCCAGTTGTTGATGAGAAGAGCAAGTGTCTTGGAATGGACAGAACATTAAGCAATACAGTTCTTGTGTTGCGATCACTTACAGATCTCACTTTTACACTCCATATTATTGCTCTAATTCATGATCGGATCGACATCCCCTCAAACTCTGACTCTGACCCGGGAAAGCATATTTATGAACGCATACTTAGGAGGATGAAGTGGTTGTCTAAAGATATCATAATTGACGTTATTGCTATACTTCCCATCCCACAG GTCACAATAATAATAGTCCTTTTCAGAATGAGAGCGTCGGGGTATCTATATGAAATATTCATTGGCAACATCTGTCTTCCTTTACAATTTTTTGCAAGGGGTTACCAAATCTATCACTTCCATAAGCAATTTCAGATGCTTGGGAAATGGGCTAAAAGTGTATTCTATTTTCTCATGTACATCATGGCTGGTCAT GTTTTCGGAGCATATTGGTACTTTTTGTCCATTCAAAGAGAGATATCGTGTTGGCATCAGGCATGTAGAAATACTAAAGGGTGTAGAGCCACTAATTATTGCGAGGACACCAGTTCTTCAGCAGATATTACACTCCTAAATGATTTTTGTCCTATAAATCCATCCAATGCAACACtatttgattttggaatattTCTTGATGCCCTTCAATCTGGTAATACAGGATCGATAAGTTTCACAACAAAGTTTTTTTATACTTTCTGGTGGGGCATTAGAAACCTGAG TAATTTTGGAAGTGACTTGGAAACAAGTAACTATGTGTGGGAAAACTgctttacaatttttatttctcttGTTGGCTTGCTTCTGTTTCTATATCTCATGGGAAATGTGCAG ACATATATTCTTTGGGAATCTACAAAAGCATTGGAGGTTCAGGAGGAGAAAGTTAAGGCGAAATATGAAGATCTACATTCGTGGATGTTAGATAATGCTATCCCCGAAAAAATCAAGATAGAAGTGGTGAAAATCATAAAGTATCAGAAAATATTTGAAAGAAACTACGCCACTGGTGTAGATGTTGATGTGGACTTAGTTTTTGTATTCAATGCTATCACTGTGAATGGCAATCAACCCGTGGCAAGTTATTTGAAGGAGCATTTCTGCGCAAATGCCCTCATGAAA GTATCCATCCTTCAAGACGTGGGAGAAGATGAATTCAACTTGGTATTAAAGTTTTCCATCCCGGTGATCTACGAGGAGAATAGCTACGTGGTTCGAGCAGGAGAGCCGGATGACAAAATGCTCATCATCACACAAGGCGTGCTAATTGTATATGTGGACAACACCGCAGCAGGCTCTTCATCAATTATCATCCCCAAGTCACGTTTTGAGAAAGGTGAAGTTTATGGAGAAGAGCTTTTGAACGGCCGTATTCCTATATCGACCCGAGATGTCAAATGCCAAACAAAAGTAGAAGCCTTCGCTCTCACAAGTCGTGGGTTGAAATTTGTGGTAACCATGCTGCGGCAGACACGTACGACTTCGACATTGTTCTATGATCCAGAACTAGTAAACAAG GCATATAGAGAGTTAACAACGACAAGATCGGAGAAGTTACTACAGCAAAAGATGAAGATGGATTGCAAGGAGAAGGATATACTTGAGTGGCTGTCAAGAAATGGTGTTCACGGGGATCAGCAGACATCAGTTATGAAACACATAAAGGCTATTAGTGTACTGGAAGAAAACTTGGATGCTGAGGTGGATGTGAGTTATCTATTCTCTATTCGTCTTCCCTGGCATATCGAATATGAAATAAAGAAGGATCTCTGCATGAGTACTCTCCATAAA GTACCTGTACTTGATGGTGTTGATGAAGATGTGTTGTACCGCATCTGTATGTCTCTCGATCCAGTGGTCCTCCCGAAGAATAACTGTGTTGTTAAACCAGGTGGCCAAATTGATCGGATGCTCATCATTGTAGAAG TGCAAAAGTAG
- the LOC121049424 gene encoding cyclic nucleotide-gated ion channel 1-like isoform X1 — MSMDSGKSVILSFPSHTSSSLNSTSGQRSRIPTAIRKSWCTLTTSVKKAWLAVTFPLREIWSPLACHVGGIVGVRTIEDFRELFQDLMPCLRGVVLHLILCLTLTILLPISLLWNLILKGRFTLTWERVLAISCIAMSVDPLFFYIPVVDEKSKCLGMDRTLSNTVLVLRSLTDLTFTLHIIALIHDRIDIPSNSDSDPGKHIYERILRRMKWLSKDIIIDVIAILPIPQVTIIIVLFRMRASGYLYEIFIGNICLPLQFFARGYQIYHFHKQFQMLGKWAKSVFYFLMYIMAGHVFGAYWYFLSIQREISCWHQACRNTKGCRATNYCEDTSSSADITLLNDFCPINPSNATLFDFGIFLDALQSGNTGSISFTTKFFYTFWWGIRNLSNFGSDLETSNYVWENCFTIFISLVGLLLFLYLMGNVQTYILWESTKALEVQEEKVKAKYEDLHSWMLDNAIPEKIKIEVVKIIKYQKIFERNYATGVDVDVDLVFVFNAITVNGNQPVASYLKEHFCANALMKVSILQDVGEDEFNLVLKFSIPVIYEENSYVVRAGEPDDKMLIITQGVLIVYVDNTAAGSSSIIIPKSRFEKGEVYGEELLNGRIPISTRDVKCQTKVEAFALTSRGLKFVVTMLRQTRTTSTLFYDPELVNKAYRELTTTRSEKLLQQKMKMDCKEKDILEWLSRNGVHGDQQTSVMKHIKAISVLEENLDAEVDVSYLFSIRLPWHIEYEIKKDLCMSTLHKVPVLDGVDEDVLYRICMSLDPVVLPKNNCVVKPGGQIDRMLIIVEGEITLTEQTFHVLSRLRKRGNIERILKKGDFFGEELLTWAFPDVSISKYKPDISRKYVDCSAKVEAFALTKEGVESVVAYYREGTNIFEQLENGTDGVADTSGTSTSPTIEQRLDQLIQHQVDMLQQHRDEMANQGRRLDQIAAFLARLGYPDTPPPAA, encoded by the exons ATGTCTATGGACTCTGGTAAAAGCGTCATCTTAAG CTTTCCATCACATACAAGTTCCAGCTTAAACAGTACGTCTGGGCAACGTTCACGTATTCCAACTGCAATTAGGAAATCATGGTGCACACTGACAACTTCAGTTAAGAAAGCATGGTTAGCAGTTACATTTCCACTTAGAGAAATATGGTCACCATTGGCATGTCATGTTGGAGGGATAGTTGGCGTGAGAACGATTGAGGATTTCAGAGAACTTTTTCAAGATTTGATGCCATGTTTGAGAGGAGTAGTTCTCCATCTGATACTATGTTTGACATTGACCATTCTTCTGCCCATCAGTTTACTGTGGAATCTGATATTGAAGGGGAGATTTACACTAACATGGGAAAGGGTACTTGCAATATCATGCATTGCAATGTCAGTAGATCCCTTGTTCTTTTACATTCCAGTTGTTGATGAGAAGAGCAAGTGTCTTGGAATGGACAGAACATTAAGCAATACAGTTCTTGTGTTGCGATCACTTACAGATCTCACTTTTACACTCCATATTATTGCTCTAATTCATGATCGGATCGACATCCCCTCAAACTCTGACTCTGACCCGGGAAAGCATATTTATGAACGCATACTTAGGAGGATGAAGTGGTTGTCTAAAGATATCATAATTGACGTTATTGCTATACTTCCCATCCCACAG GTCACAATAATAATAGTCCTTTTCAGAATGAGAGCGTCGGGGTATCTATATGAAATATTCATTGGCAACATCTGTCTTCCTTTACAATTTTTTGCAAGGGGTTACCAAATCTATCACTTCCATAAGCAATTTCAGATGCTTGGGAAATGGGCTAAAAGTGTATTCTATTTTCTCATGTACATCATGGCTGGTCAT GTTTTCGGAGCATATTGGTACTTTTTGTCCATTCAAAGAGAGATATCGTGTTGGCATCAGGCATGTAGAAATACTAAAGGGTGTAGAGCCACTAATTATTGCGAGGACACCAGTTCTTCAGCAGATATTACACTCCTAAATGATTTTTGTCCTATAAATCCATCCAATGCAACACtatttgattttggaatattTCTTGATGCCCTTCAATCTGGTAATACAGGATCGATAAGTTTCACAACAAAGTTTTTTTATACTTTCTGGTGGGGCATTAGAAACCTGAG TAATTTTGGAAGTGACTTGGAAACAAGTAACTATGTGTGGGAAAACTgctttacaatttttatttctcttGTTGGCTTGCTTCTGTTTCTATATCTCATGGGAAATGTGCAG ACATATATTCTTTGGGAATCTACAAAAGCATTGGAGGTTCAGGAGGAGAAAGTTAAGGCGAAATATGAAGATCTACATTCGTGGATGTTAGATAATGCTATCCCCGAAAAAATCAAGATAGAAGTGGTGAAAATCATAAAGTATCAGAAAATATTTGAAAGAAACTACGCCACTGGTGTAGATGTTGATGTGGACTTAGTTTTTGTATTCAATGCTATCACTGTGAATGGCAATCAACCCGTGGCAAGTTATTTGAAGGAGCATTTCTGCGCAAATGCCCTCATGAAA GTATCCATCCTTCAAGACGTGGGAGAAGATGAATTCAACTTGGTATTAAAGTTTTCCATCCCGGTGATCTACGAGGAGAATAGCTACGTGGTTCGAGCAGGAGAGCCGGATGACAAAATGCTCATCATCACACAAGGCGTGCTAATTGTATATGTGGACAACACCGCAGCAGGCTCTTCATCAATTATCATCCCCAAGTCACGTTTTGAGAAAGGTGAAGTTTATGGAGAAGAGCTTTTGAACGGCCGTATTCCTATATCGACCCGAGATGTCAAATGCCAAACAAAAGTAGAAGCCTTCGCTCTCACAAGTCGTGGGTTGAAATTTGTGGTAACCATGCTGCGGCAGACACGTACGACTTCGACATTGTTCTATGATCCAGAACTAGTAAACAAG GCATATAGAGAGTTAACAACGACAAGATCGGAGAAGTTACTACAGCAAAAGATGAAGATGGATTGCAAGGAGAAGGATATACTTGAGTGGCTGTCAAGAAATGGTGTTCACGGGGATCAGCAGACATCAGTTATGAAACACATAAAGGCTATTAGTGTACTGGAAGAAAACTTGGATGCTGAGGTGGATGTGAGTTATCTATTCTCTATTCGTCTTCCCTGGCATATCGAATATGAAATAAAGAAGGATCTCTGCATGAGTACTCTCCATAAA GTACCTGTACTTGATGGTGTTGATGAAGATGTGTTGTACCGCATCTGTATGTCTCTCGATCCAGTGGTCCTCCCGAAGAATAACTGTGTTGTTAAACCAGGTGGCCAAATTGATCGGATGCTCATCATTGTAGAAGGTGAAATTACTTTGACCGAGCAGACTTTCCATGTTTTAAGTAGACTAAGAAAGAGAGGCAACATTGAAAGAATACTGAAGAAAGGCGATTTCTTTGGGGAGGAACTTCTGACTTGGGCATTCCCTGACGTCTCTATTTCCAAATATAAACCTGATATCTCGAGAAAATATGTTGATTGTAGTGCAAAAGTAGAAGCCTTTGCTCTCACGAAGGAGGGTGTGGAAAGTGTAGTCGCCTACTACCGGGAGGGAACCAACATTTTTGAGCAGTTGGAGAATGGTACAGATGGTGTGGCTGATACTAGTGGTACATCCACATCCCCAACTATTGAGCAGAGACTTGATCAGCTTATTCAGCACCAGGTTGACATGCTTCAACAGCATCGTGATGAAATGGCTAATCAGGGACGGAGATTGGATCAGATAGCTGCATTCCTAGCCAGATTGGGATATCCAGACACACCTCCTCCTGCAGCTTGA